The Deinococcus hopiensis KR-140 sequence GATCAGGGCAGGCATATCTGCGCCCATCGCGCTGACGTAGACCCGTGCCAGGCTGTAATCCGAGGTGACCGAGACGCGCTCGACCGTCACGATCAGGGGCACGCGGGGATCGCGCAGCCCTGAAATGGCGTCGCTCAGCACCCGCAAAAGCTGGGCTTCCACCTGGGCGGGCTTCACGCCGCACCCCGGGAAAGTGGACTGGACAGGAGAATCATCCCGCCATGGTACGGGAAGAGGCCGGACACAGGCTTCAGGCCCTGCGCGGCGTAAGGTCCGGTCAAGGCTGCCAGTTCCCCAAGTCCCTGTCTCCCAGGTGTCACAAGGATTCGGGGGAATCAGCGATGCGCCGACTGGTTCCCCCGAGCGGCGGGAACAGGAAAAACGGTGACGGAGAGGCGTGGAATCACCGGAGCACAGCGGAGCCGAGGAGACGGAGCGGATGATCCGGAAACCGTACCAGTCCCCCGGGTGACGCCGCTGCTCCTTCAAACTGGGTTGTGCCGCTGTGGGCCGGCGGGGGCCGTCCCCTACCGCGCGTACCGCCGGCCCCCGTACCCCACATACACGCCGATCCCGTAGGCCACGCTGCGCACGCTTTCGAGCACCGGGCGGCCATCCCAGGCCAGGCCCGCGCTGCTGCCACCGTCGAGCAGCAGCGCTTCGCGCACCCCGAGCCTCACCATGATGCGGCCCATCTCAGTGGTGGACAGGCGTGCGTGGGTGGTCACAAACACCAGGTCGCGGTTGCTTTTCAGGCCCACGGCGCTGCGGGCCGCCCGGCCGAACACCGCCGCGTCGCGGAAGATGCCGCGCGAGGACCCGGCCACCCCCTGGTGAACGATGCGCGGACCAGAGGCGATCACCGTTTCCATGCCGCGCCACGTGGTTTCCAGCGGGCGGCCCAGGAGCGGCGCGGTGCTGGTGGTCATCGTGGCGCGGTTGTCGGGCGTGAT is a genomic window containing:
- a CDS encoding ribosome-binding factor A, yielding MKPAQVEAQLLRVLSDAISGLRDPRVPLIVTVERVSVTSDYSLARVYVSAMGADMPALIDALTHARGHLQREVAAQVRLRRVPLLEFRSANEAAFL